In the Tetrapisispora phaffii CBS 4417 chromosome 10, complete genome genome, AGATAACATAAGGAAATaagataaaaatacatAGTGGTTGACAGTTACGAAAATTTGATGTTAGTTAGAAGTTCGAAATGataactttaaaatttcGTAATTAACAAAAACTTTTCATATCCGGTTTATCGCTGCATTAGACAAAGCCGCGTGCAAACACACCAATGCAAAAAGCAATTTCGGAAATGGTTGAGAACGTAATGAGATCGTTAATGAAATGAGAGAAGGAGAGAGGTGTATTTTCTGCTCAGGAAGCTGCAGCTTCCTGAGCAGACTAAACTGGTTTATGTACACATATAATATGCCTCAGTGGTCTCGAGCACTGAGGGtaagaaaaagaaagcaGACAAGTAACGTCAGAATGGACTGCGGGTGCAACGACGACAACAGCGAAAAGGCTGTCGGTTAACTTTTCAGATGAGTGGGAGCGGCCAAGAAAGATTCGGTAGCGCGCTGGAGAGTTGATCTCGTCGGCTGGCTATGTTTTTGCTAAAATACGTCTCTTCTGAGAATTccaacaaaaaaaagaaagaaaaaaagaaaaaagaaacaagtCCGAGTTTGCACTGTAAGTGGGTTGGAGCAGACTCTCTCGACAACGTAATGAAGGAAACCCTTTTCCTGTACTTCCTCGCGAAGAAGTATACACACACATGCTCTTGTTGCATCTTGCGAAACTATCTAAACGTATTTTGGACGACCAGTTACTCCCATTCAAATTGTGCAATAACAGCAGCTACATTCTTGAGCAACGAAAACAGATTTTTCACAGCATTGCGAATCCGCTCCAGTGGGCCTAATCGGGAAAAATACATCTTGGATCGCATACGGACACGCACACGCACACGCACACGTACACGCGGAAATTGGCTCTTGCATCTCGGCAGAAGCACTTCCATAATCACCGTATACTTGCCAAACACAAAAACGCAATAACGCAACTCGTTCGCGTGTGACAGCGTGTGCATTCTTCAATGCGCTCTCTTGTGCATTCACGCATATTACACGGCCAGATGTTGTGTAATAGCACTTCGAACTTGGGATGGTTATTGTATTTGCGCTCATGGCTCCCCGTGCTGCATGCACCTATGTGGCAGATGTGTTCTAATTGTTTGCAGCAATGAcgaaaatgaatatatttgtgTGCGCTTTACGGGCTTCAGGCCCGCACCTCATAGCATCGAACGTCCCGAACATGAGACTAAGTGGCCTCCCAGTCCCTTTCACCGAACCATGCTCTCTTTCTCGGGTCTTCCACCAACTCTGGACATCTCAGCAATCACACCAAACGAAATTGCATTTACCCAGCGTTACCCgctttttatattatatttgtgTATACTTCAGACGAAAAAGGAAATTCCGTTTTGTTTAATATGGTAAATACTTCAATTTAATCTTAGGCAGAGATTGCTAAAATAACACCAAATCATGAAACTTTAGAACATCTAATTGATCTCCAGAAATTAAAGTGCACACAGTAGGTACACCCACCCgcatacatacatataatatatatatatatatatacatgtgTCCGTTCGTCCAGGAAAACTTACATAATACAgtctaatatatatagtcCCTTTACCCAACAAAGCAACTTAGAATTAACCATGTCCAGTGACAAGAGCAATAAAGACATCTTCACTCTCTTTGACAAAAAAGGTCAAGGATTCATATCGAACGAGTCGTTCGGTGACTATTTGAGAGCAATTGGCTACAACCCAACCAATCAGCAAACTTTAGACATCTTGGAAAATGCTAGTGGTGATCTAACGTTTGACAACATCATGTCTCTTGTTGAAAAGAATAAAGATATGTTGATCGCAACTACCACTGGTAAAGTTGAGGATTTCATCAAGGCCTTTGAAGTCTTTGACAAAGAATCAACCGGTAAAGTATCTGTTGGtgatttaaaatatatgttaACTGGTCTAGGTGAAAAACTTACAGATGAAGAAGTTGACGAGTTATTAAAGGGTGTGGAAGTCGATAGTGATGGTGGAATCGACTACAGGAAATTTATCGAAGACATACTAAGACAATAAATATGATCTTGACACAcaaaatatacatatataatataacaaCATAGCAGTCATGTGTGTATCAGCGCATGTCTATATAGGTGTAAATACTACTTAATGCAAAAAATAagtaaaaattaaatttatcattgcAAGATTCATGTTTAGTAAGTAAATAATTGctttcaaaaattggaaCTTTTCACTGTACAACAAAAACGTTAAAATTCCTAAAGGTTTCAAATGAATCAATATTCAGTAGCTAAAATCAACTCCAATGCATAAATTGCCAATATAGTACAGAAGGTGTCGCATTCGAGAGTGTTAAATGCTAATTCTCACACTAAAGCACCAAATATAGTAGTTTACAGATTAACCAAGTACATTATCTATATGTTACAACCATTTAAATCACGTGCATATCACGTGAACTTAGGCAACAATTTCCATTCTGTATTTCGATTTAGCTAATTAAgctttgaaaattttttggaAAACTAAAACAACATCATGAagtaaaataatgaatattaattgattaaCTATCCACGAGATCAATGACAAGGGCGGTTTTTATAGCTTATAAATTGTATTTAACGTTTCTTACAAAGTTATTCTTTTCCTTTTCCGTGTAAAATTCATTCATGAACggttaattttttttgtaattgtatTTCACGTAAAAGAAAAGGCTATTAATATGATTGCACATACACACACCTCTCGCATAATGTCTGCTTTAATTACCAAGTTCGAATCACTATCCATTGATTCTAAATTCGATGATTTATCAAAGGAACAAAAAGCCACTGTTGCCCAATGGGAATCTGTTGTTGCTAATGGTTCTATCAAGAGCTCTTTAAATGAGTTGAATGTATCTTTAAGAGATTCTACTTTCTTGGCATCCACTTTCAAGCCAACTTCCACCGATATTAAGGTTTTCGAAGTCACTTTACCAATATTAAAGGAACTAGTCTCCAGCGACAAAGACATCAAGACTACTTATATTCAATACAGACATATTCTAAGATGGTTAGATTACATTCAAAACTTATTAGAATTGCCAGGAAATGAAAAGCTCATAATAAACCATGACATTGAATTGCCACgtgaaataattgaaaagatAAAGAAGCCTGCTGCTGGTGCAGAAGGTGCAAAGAAAGGGGCCGACAAAGCCGGttcaaagaagaaagaagaaaagaaggGTGGCGATGAATCCAAACCAAGAGGTAAGCCAGATGAAGAAACcttaaagaaattgagAGAAGAAGCCAAGGCCAAAAAGGCTGCCAAGAAGGCCCAACAAGCTCAGCAACAAACCGAACAGCAAGCCCCGGCCAAGCCAACTGCTGGTGCAATTGATTTCCGTGTTGGTTTCATTCAAAAGGCCATCAAGCATCCAGATGCCGATTCGTTATACGTCTCAACCATCGATGTCGGTGACGAAGAAGGTCCAAGAACCGTCTGTTCCGGTTTAGTCAAGCACTTCGAATTGGAGGCCATGCAAGAACGTTATGTTGTCGTTGTTTGCAACTTGAAGCCAGTGAATATGAGGGGTATCAAGTCTACTGCTATGGTCCTATGTGGTTCCACCGATGAAAAAGTCGAATTTGTTGAACCACCAACTGGTTCCAAGGCTGGTGACAAAGTTTTCTTCGCTGGTTTCGGCGATGAAGAACCAATGAAACAATTGAACCCAAAGAAAAAGATCTGGGAACAATTACAACCACATTTCACCACTAACGAATCTTTAGAGGTCATCTTCAAGGATGACGAAGATAAAGAAACTCCAATCAGAAAGTTAACTAACAAGAACGGTGATTCTTTCAAAGTCGCTTCCATTGCCGGTGCTCAAGTCCGTTAAACACCTTAATACTCACAATATAGAGTACTTTTCaccaaaatatatatatagatatatacatatgctacagaaataatttaataaaccAACTTAACGTGTAATaaacttcaaataatgaatcaGTTCTCACATAGTATCTAATCAGGGTCTTCCATGCATACATATGACTGCTTTGTTAAACCCATACATCCCGCACATACTGCTAAATGTGGTCAcaaagaaatttaaaaaaattaaaaaaatatagttTTTGTGTTTCGTGAAAAAACAGCTGTTccaaaaacaaagaaaacgactcttttttgaaaatgtttCATTTCGAGCTCATCGAATTTCCAAATTGGAAACATGAAAAATTGCACAGCGTAGACTAATGTTCATttacaattatattatatatataacaagATGTCTATTTAAAGATTCTAATCagtatatatttgaagtaACCTATATTGAGCTTTTTagaattctttttttcttttgattcTAACTTAAGAGAACCACTCCTAGACATATAAAGAAATGCCAACCAGATTTACTAAGACTAGAAAGCACAGAGGTCACGTCTCAGGTATGTAATTCCATTTGGAAGAGGGAATGAAAGAACCAAGACGATGATTATCTTTCTTTGACTTAAAAAAAGGCTGGtgtattattcaatttgtttttaattatacGTTGTTGACATGGTTTCCATagtttatttgttttatcaaAGCTTATATGACCATAATTTGCTCTACATTTTATGTTCCAAACAAAGATCAATACTGTCATTGATACTTTGTTCttcatatttattgtttttaaatgatttaatattgaaCACTCTTCCAATATGAGTTTTGATAATTGTAGGTAAATTTTTGGAGACTGTTTTTAATGCCATCTCtaattgtatatttattaaactaCCAATATATTTACTGAAGGGCGGTGCCATGTTGTGTTGTCGTATGCAGATTTTGCACCCATTATCAAGTTATTCAgttgatattgatatttacCAGAAGGtgaaattgtttaataCACTGTtgcttttcttttattcattattagaaaGCTAATTATTCGTTTATTGGTTTTTTGGTTtctctttttaatttatattattacttttaaaTTGGGTTTATTTTACTaacttttattttgttttacgTTGTTATTCTAAATGAATTCGATTAAAACTCCATTTTTTCATTACAGCCGGTAACGGTAGAGTTGGTAAGCACAGAAAGCATCCTGGTGGTAGAGGTATGGCCGGTGGTCAACATCACCACAGAATTAATTTGGATAAATACCATCCAGGTTACTTCGGTAAGGTCGGTATGAGATACTTCCACAAGCAACAAGCTCACTTCTGGAAGCCAGTCTTAAACTTAGACAAATTGTGGACTTTGATCCCAGAACAAAAGAGAGATGAATACTTAAAGTCCTCTTCTAAATCTGCTGCTCCAGTCATTGACACCTTAGCTGCCGGTTACGGTAAGGTCTTAGGTAAGGGTAGAATTCCAAACGTCCCAGTCATTGTCAAGGCTAGATTCGTCTCCAAGTTAGCTGAAGAAAAGATCAAGGCTGCTGGTGGTGTTGTTGAATTAATCGcctaaataatttaattattcatatttagTTTATTTACTTTAATTCGAAACTTTGATACCTGTCAACAATTCGACGCATctcaatataataatgtcagtaaaatatgtatatgtatgtatggTTTAAAACGAAAATGTCAGTCCCTGCTTCTCTACTTGACTGCTTTTACATCTTTTAGCTTATTCAAAATAGTTTCGAGATGAGTTTTATTTCACCGTTTAACCCAATCGGGTATAGGCATcaacatatttttaacGGGCATTGGAATTGTAACgtcaaaagaaaaaattactGCGAAGAAATTTGTCATGAGCagacacacacacacacacacacacacagatttataaaaatatataaagagggcataatatattatcatctGCTGTGGGTTCTCCGTCATGCCAGGTTCcatatatttgaatgaCTCTGGAAATTTCGAGCTGAAAAATAAGATACATGAATCAGATATACCAACCATGACTGAACTTGAATGGAGAccagaaaataatattcctGAGGAAATTAAAGCTATCttaaaagaagaacaacCTAACTATGTGTTAAGTGTATTGAACATCGTTCAATTGTTGAAGACACAGAAGAGAACTGGCTGGGTTGATTTTGGCATCAACGACTGTGAAAGCATTGCTGACCATATGTACCGCATGGGTATCACTAGCATGTTAATAAAGGACCCAACTGTGAACAGAGACAAATGTGTCCGTATTGCATTAATGCATGATTTAGCAGAAGCTCTTGTCGGCGACATTACTCCAAATGATACAGCTGTCGATAAAGACGAAAAACATAGAAGAGAATTATCTACTATCGAATATATCTGTAATGAATATATCGCTAAATACAACCCGATTGCCGCAGAGGAAATGCTACAAGATTGGTTAGCTTACGAAAATATCAGCACGCTAGAGGCCAGATATGTTaaagatattgataaattcgAAATGTTAGTTCAATGCTACGAATACGAAAAGAAACACAACGGGGAGAAAAGACTGGATCAATTTTGGAGTGCTATGAAAGCTATCAAGACGGATGAAGTGAATGAATGGGCTGctgatttatataaaagacGTACCGcattttttgaatcattaaaataattcaaaaagccataaatatatatatccttATACTATCTAATACCATATACTAATAAGAGATGGTCAAATATCAATAGACACGCATATACCTGTGTACACctatatacatatatagtGGGTTGCATGGCGCAGACCGTAATATGGTCCCATCCAATCTAACTCCAGGACGACATAAAACGACGTCGGGGGAGTCCAAAACAGGCAAGTAGTTGCGATTCAAGCAAGAGAAAGCGGGTGCACAACGTAGTTACAATGAAGCGACACCTCAATCT is a window encoding:
- the MLC1 gene encoding Mlc1p (similar to Saccharomyces cerevisiae MLC1 (YGL106W); ancestral locus Anc_6.151), which codes for MSSDKSNKDIFTLFDKKGQGFISNESFGDYLRAIGYNPTNQQTLDILENASGDLTFDNIMSLVEKNKDMLIATTTGKVEDFIKAFEVFDKESTGKVSVGDLKYMLTGLGEKLTDEEVDELLKGVEVDSDGGIDYRKFIEDILRQ
- the ARC1 gene encoding Arc1p (similar to Saccharomyces cerevisiae ARC1 (YGL105W); ancestral locus Anc_6.153), whose protein sequence is MIAHTHTSRIMSALITKFESLSIDSKFDDLSKEQKATVAQWESVVANGSIKSSLNELNVSLRDSTFLASTFKPTSTDIKVFEVTLPILKELVSSDKDIKTTYIQYRHILRWLDYIQNLLELPGNEKLIINHDIELPREIIEKIKKPAAGAEGAKKGADKAGSKKKEEKKGGDESKPRGKPDEETLKKLREEAKAKKAAKKAQQAQQQTEQQAPAKPTAGAIDFRVGFIQKAIKHPDADSLYVSTIDVGDEEGPRTVCSGLVKHFELEAMQERYVVVVCNLKPVNMRGIKSTAMVLCGSTDEKVEFVEPPTGSKAGDKVFFAGFGDEEPMKQLNPKKKIWEQLQPHFTTNESLEVIFKDDEDKETPIRKLTNKNGDSFKVASIAGAQVR
- the RPL28 gene encoding 60S ribosomal protein uL15 (similar to Saccharomyces cerevisiae RPL28 (YGL103W); ancestral locus Anc_6.156) is translated as MPTRFTKTRKHRGHVSAGNGRVGKHRKHPGGRGMAGGQHHHRINLDKYHPGYFGKVGMRYFHKQQAHFWKPVLNLDKLWTLIPEQKRDEYLKSSSKSAAPVIDTLAAGYGKVLGKGRIPNVPVIVKARFVSKLAEEKIKAAGGVVELIA
- the YGK1 gene encoding 5'-deoxynucleotidase (similar to Saccharomyces cerevisiae YBR242W and YGL101W; ancestral locus Anc_6.157), which produces MPGSIYLNDSGNFELKNKIHESDIPTMTELEWRPENNIPEEIKAILKEEQPNYVLSVLNIVQLLKTQKRTGWVDFGINDCESIADHMYRMGITSMLIKDPTVNRDKCVRIALMHDLAEALVGDITPNDTAVDKDEKHRRELSTIEYICNEYIAKYNPIAAEEMLQDWLAYENISTLEARYVKDIDKFEMLVQCYEYEKKHNGEKRLDQFWSAMKAIKTDEVNEWAADLYKRRTAFFESLK